A genomic segment from Thermostichus lividus PCC 6715 encodes:
- the rlmD gene encoding 23S rRNA (uracil(1939)-C(5))-methyltransferase RlmD gives MSVWQPGAVLDLKIHTLNHTGDGVARWQGRVVFVPDAVPGDRLRVRLQHVKPQYANGVLLEVLERSPQRVRPACIVADKCGGCQWQCIDYHAQLAAKEQLVKEAIARIGHLQPQAFLPILAAPSPLGYRNKVTYPLARRHGQVVAGYYQKGSHRIVNLNQCPVQDPRLNPLLATLKADLQPWPIYDESTGSPGVRHLGLRIGQRTGEQLITLVLAGDIPPHLEGQAQRWYDQFAAVVGVCVNINSQRGNRIFGSQTRVLAGQLYLREVLAGIEFHVGATTFFQVNTAQAEQLIQTLEAWLALSGTEHLLDLYCGIGTLSLPLARSAARVTGVECHPDSVTQAIATARHNGLTNTEFICAVAEEWLPHWCNTVDVLLLDPPRKGCDRAVLDAILGQRPPRIVYVSCHPATLARDLGYLCQAGAYQLAKVQPLDMFPQTAHVETIALLTAT, from the coding sequence ATGAGTGTTTGGCAACCGGGTGCAGTGCTTGACCTGAAGATTCATACCCTCAACCATACGGGTGACGGTGTGGCTCGTTGGCAGGGCAGGGTGGTATTTGTGCCCGATGCGGTGCCGGGCGATCGCCTGCGGGTGCGCCTTCAGCACGTTAAGCCGCAGTATGCCAATGGCGTGCTCCTCGAGGTTCTTGAGCGATCGCCACAGCGGGTTCGGCCTGCTTGCATTGTGGCTGACAAGTGTGGTGGCTGTCAGTGGCAGTGCATCGATTATCATGCCCAGTTAGCGGCTAAGGAACAACTGGTGAAAGAGGCGATCGCCCGCATTGGGCACTTGCAGCCCCAAGCCTTTTTACCTATATTGGCTGCTCCATCTCCTTTAGGCTACCGCAACAAGGTCACCTACCCCCTTGCCCGTCGCCATGGTCAGGTGGTTGCAGGCTATTATCAAAAAGGCTCGCACCGCATTGTCAACCTGAACCAATGTCCAGTGCAGGATCCGCGCCTCAATCCTCTGCTAGCCACCCTTAAAGCCGACCTACAGCCTTGGCCTATCTATGACGAGTCAACCGGATCTCCGGGGGTTCGCCACCTAGGGCTGCGCATTGGCCAGCGTACGGGCGAGCAATTGATCACCCTAGTGCTAGCAGGGGATATCCCCCCTCACCTCGAAGGGCAAGCGCAACGATGGTACGACCAGTTTGCCGCCGTTGTGGGGGTCTGTGTGAACATTAATTCGCAGCGGGGGAATCGCATCTTTGGCTCTCAAACCCGGGTGCTAGCGGGTCAGCTGTACCTACGGGAGGTTTTGGCTGGCATTGAGTTCCACGTTGGCGCGACAACGTTTTTCCAAGTCAATACGGCTCAAGCAGAGCAACTTATCCAAACCCTTGAGGCTTGGTTGGCGCTCTCAGGAACCGAGCATCTATTAGATCTATATTGTGGCATTGGCACCCTTAGTTTACCGTTGGCGCGCTCAGCGGCTCGGGTCACTGGGGTTGAGTGTCATCCAGACTCGGTTACCCAAGCGATCGCCACGGCTCGTCACAATGGGTTGACCAATACGGAATTTATCTGTGCGGTTGCCGAAGAGTGGCTCCCCCATTGGTGCAACACTGTTGATGTCCTGCTGCTGGATCCGCCCCGTAAAGGGTGCGATCGCGCCGTCCTCGATGCAATTTTAGGGCAGCGCCCACCCCGAATTGTCTATGTCAGTTGCCATCCAGCCACCCTAGCGCGGGATTTAGGGTATCTGTGTCAGGCGGGTGCCTATCAATTGGCCAAAGTACAGCCCCTAGACATGTTTCCCCAAACCGCCCACGTCGAAACCATCGCATTACTCACCGCGACCTAG
- a CDS encoding alpha/beta hydrolase, with translation MLKRLSPWLVALALPVGALFVTPAKAANYVSLTYGPFQRSFPMSELEEYVSTQQATGELGSLMRLVPKDDQAKLLEFLGMKLPFNVVQVNGILNSPIGKDVLKQFSQVTIRRDKAGEVALRGAMLTAAASPEGLSMMSFLKNYPAETISLDLKKLNRMLKKQDGLMGMLGNLRP, from the coding sequence ATGCTTAAGCGTCTTTCGCCTTGGTTAGTAGCTCTGGCACTGCCTGTTGGGGCACTGTTTGTGACTCCTGCCAAAGCGGCCAACTATGTTTCATTGACCTACGGTCCATTTCAGCGTTCATTCCCCATGTCGGAGCTAGAAGAGTACGTCTCCACCCAACAGGCAACGGGGGAACTGGGCTCTTTGATGCGATTAGTCCCCAAAGATGACCAAGCAAAACTCTTGGAATTTTTGGGCATGAAACTCCCCTTCAATGTTGTGCAAGTCAATGGCATTCTCAATAGCCCCATTGGCAAGGATGTTCTCAAACAGTTCTCTCAGGTAACCATCCGTCGCGATAAGGCGGGGGAAGTGGCACTGCGCGGAGCCATGCTAACAGCGGCAGCCTCTCCCGAAGGTCTGAGTATGATGTCCTTTCTGAAGAACTACCCCGCCGAAACCATTAGTCTTGACCTCAAGAAGCTGAACCGGATGCTCAAAAAGCAAGATGGCTTAATGGGAATGCTGGGGAACTTGCGCCCATAG
- a CDS encoding RDD family protein, protein MALSRQYPPPLPLAQPWRRAIATSIDFLVIWLTSVVGITAGAAIQWGQITVFAVVWWLLRVAMVNRNKGQSPGHWLMNVRLLDGRDRTPDLLSLSKRELVIGSCALLALVGVESYGFNFALIILLMPLAVDCSLAWIDEEHRTLHDRVGGTSVYRCRRGFYLDRKIIEIVTKLRKKCAIIRDRLTG, encoded by the coding sequence ATGGCTCTTTCCCGTCAGTATCCTCCGCCGTTGCCCCTTGCCCAACCATGGCGACGGGCGATCGCCACCAGTATTGACTTTCTGGTGATCTGGCTCACGAGCGTGGTTGGTATTACCGCAGGTGCCGCTATTCAGTGGGGACAAATTACTGTGTTTGCTGTGGTGTGGTGGCTGCTACGGGTGGCAATGGTCAACCGCAATAAGGGGCAAAGCCCAGGACACTGGTTGATGAATGTGCGCCTACTCGACGGGCGCGATCGCACCCCCGATCTGCTCTCTCTTAGTAAGCGGGAGCTAGTGATTGGCTCGTGCGCCCTGCTGGCCTTGGTCGGCGTTGAGTCCTACGGCTTTAATTTTGCCTTGATCATCTTGCTGATGCCCCTCGCAGTGGACTGTAGCTTGGCTTGGATTGATGAGGAGCACCGCACCCTCCACGATCGCGTTGGGGGAACCAGTGTCTATCGCTGTCGCCGGGGGTTTTACCTGGATCGTAAGATCATTGAAATTGTGACTAAACTCCGTAAAAAATGTGCGATAATCAGAGATCGGCTCACTGGATAG
- the rpmG gene encoding 50S ribosomal protein L33 — translation MAKAKGARIIITLECTECRSNSAQRSPGVSRYTTTKNRRTTTGRLELKKFCPHCNKHTIHKEIK, via the coding sequence ATGGCTAAAGCAAAAGGTGCCAGAATCATTATCACCCTCGAGTGTACGGAATGCCGCAGCAACTCTGCTCAGCGCTCTCCCGGCGTGTCGCGGTACACCACGACCAAGAATCGGCGCACCACTACAGGACGCTTGGAACTAAAAAAATTCTGTCCCCACTGCAACAAACATACAATTCACAAAGAAATTAAATAG
- the rpsR gene encoding 30S ribosomal protein S18: protein MAFYRRRISPIAPGEPIDYKDVDLLRRFITERGKILPRRVTGLTAKQQRQLAVAIKRARVMALLPFLNVEG from the coding sequence ATGGCATTTTATCGGCGACGTATTTCTCCTATTGCCCCCGGCGAGCCTATTGACTACAAAGATGTTGATCTGCTGCGGCGATTTATTACCGAGCGGGGTAAAATTTTGCCCCGGCGAGTCACTGGCTTGACGGCCAAGCAGCAACGGCAGCTAGCAGTAGCGATTAAACGGGCACGGGTGATGGCATTACTACCCTTCCTGAACGTCGAAGGCTAG
- a CDS encoding metal ABC transporter solute-binding protein, Zn/Mn family, with protein sequence MGCNALGAGWWRSLGRVLLISVLLGGCAPTQTTETETPTEPVATPQLTVVTTFLPMTAFTKAVVGDRATVTQLVPANVDPHDFQARPQDVQEINRAAALVKNGLDLEAFLEPLIDNADNPKLKIIDSSVGVATLVDDEPHDHGHTHDHSHGEFNPHIWLDPKRAVQQVENIRDGLIAIDPEGAEIYRANAATFIDKLRALDAEAEAKLSPFAGKTFVVYHDFAPYFADSYNLQVDFLVGVPEESPAPADVRRVMEVVQTSQLKTLLTEPGQEQVFASLAQDMGVKVSVFDPLETAPSVADLTPEYFLATMRQNIRNLATAFGTETQTYRSPQSVAVVWPVAALRPAF encoded by the coding sequence ATGGGTTGCAATGCGTTAGGGGCGGGTTGGTGGCGATCGCTCGGGAGAGTGCTGCTTATCAGTGTGCTGCTGGGCGGTTGTGCGCCAACACAGACAACTGAAACAGAGACCCCAACGGAGCCGGTCGCCACTCCTCAATTGACGGTGGTGACGACGTTTTTGCCGATGACTGCCTTTACAAAAGCAGTTGTGGGCGATCGGGCAACGGTGACGCAGTTAGTGCCTGCCAATGTTGATCCCCATGATTTTCAGGCGCGGCCTCAGGATGTGCAGGAGATTAACCGAGCAGCGGCACTGGTGAAAAATGGCCTTGATCTGGAGGCATTTTTAGAGCCTTTAATTGACAACGCAGACAATCCTAAACTAAAGATTATTGATAGCAGTGTTGGGGTCGCAACACTGGTGGACGATGAACCGCATGACCATGGCCACACTCACGATCATAGTCACGGTGAGTTTAACCCGCACATTTGGCTAGATCCCAAGCGGGCAGTGCAACAGGTGGAAAACATTCGTGATGGGTTGATAGCGATCGATCCTGAGGGTGCCGAAATTTATAGAGCCAACGCTGCCACTTTTATTGACAAACTCAGAGCACTGGATGCTGAGGCGGAGGCCAAGCTATCTCCGTTTGCGGGCAAAACGTTTGTGGTTTATCACGATTTTGCCCCTTACTTTGCCGACAGTTACAATCTCCAAGTTGACTTTTTAGTGGGTGTGCCGGAAGAGAGTCCGGCGCCAGCAGATGTTCGGCGGGTGATGGAGGTGGTGCAAACTAGCCAACTGAAAACGCTGCTGACTGAACCGGGGCAGGAGCAGGTGTTTGCTAGCCTTGCTCAGGATATGGGGGTAAAGGTCAGTGTTTTTGACCCGTTGGAAACAGCACCCTCTGTTGCAGACCTCACGCCAGAGTACTTCTTGGCAACGATGCGGCAGAATATTCGTAATTTGGCGACAGCGTTTGGTACTGAGACCCAAACCTACCGATCGCCTCAGTCGGTGGCGGTTGTCTGGCCGGTGGCTGCTTTACGTCCGGCCTTTTAG
- a CDS encoding metal ABC transporter ATP-binding protein codes for MVDEYLLEVENLSVWRGDRRVVENISFRLPAHTNMAIVGPNGAGKTSLIQALLGIIPYQAGRVTVLGYGMSYRRLLPYVRQQVAYLPQSFQCDRRIPITVAEFVGLGWDCQTWQWPWHHRRDRQRAIAHSLRRLHLNHLATQPMSALSGGETKRALLAYCLVQPRRLLILDEAPAGLDHHAEQQFYDLLTELKEEEGWTILQVSHNLERIKATCDYVLYLNGSVQGLGSPEQVLQHVVATLSPPYSAEGSTPEPRTPIDALDPSESLRKRL; via the coding sequence ATGGTGGACGAATACCTTCTTGAAGTAGAGAATCTTTCGGTGTGGCGGGGCGATCGCCGCGTGGTCGAAAATATTTCTTTTAGGTTGCCAGCCCATACAAACATGGCAATTGTTGGTCCCAATGGTGCGGGGAAAACGAGTCTAATTCAAGCTCTGTTGGGAATTATTCCTTACCAAGCTGGTCGGGTCACAGTATTGGGCTATGGCATGAGCTATCGGCGCTTGCTGCCCTATGTCCGCCAGCAGGTGGCCTACTTACCACAAAGTTTTCAGTGCGATCGCCGCATTCCCATTACGGTAGCGGAATTTGTTGGGCTGGGCTGGGACTGTCAAACATGGCAGTGGCCATGGCACCATCGGCGCGATCGCCAACGCGCCATTGCCCATAGCCTGCGGCGGTTGCACCTCAACCACTTAGCCACACAGCCCATGAGTGCTCTGTCGGGAGGAGAAACCAAACGGGCATTACTCGCCTATTGCCTTGTGCAGCCCCGTCGCCTATTAATTTTGGACGAAGCCCCCGCTGGCCTAGACCACCATGCCGAACAACAGTTTTATGATCTGCTGACAGAACTCAAAGAAGAAGAGGGCTGGACAATTTTGCAAGTGTCCCACAACCTTGAGCGGATCAAAGCCACCTGCGACTATGTCCTTTACTTGAACGGCTCTGTACAGGGACTAGGCTCCCCTGAGCAGGTGCTCCAACACGTTGTGGCAACACTCTCCCCCCCCTATTCTGCCGAGGGATCGACCCCAGAGCCTCGAACCCCCATTGATGCGTTAGATCCCTCGGAATCGCTCAGGAAGCGGCTTTGA
- a CDS encoding tRNA nucleotidyltransferase/poly(A) polymerase family protein, which translates to MLEIQPFDFSRWPIAVSDLPLDTYLVGGAVRDALLGRTTLYPDLDFIVPNQSLELAATLAQRYQAGFVVLDRQRQIGRVVFKNMTVDIAQQQGDTLLTDLRDRDFRLNAIAYDIHHHHIVDPLGGLLDLQRRQIHYVSPDNLAADPLRLVRAYRQAAQLQFTITSDTRRVIQTLAPRLRTVAPERVRVELSYLLSMVESAASITLAFRDGVLGVWLPSVTEESMTHYHALETTLANFPFPALWPSLTTSIATTAAPGEPQRRTLAALAKLTCLVHPDPQQAETQLFALTYTANEIKVVKVLCRLLQDWLTPLQQPLNREQSFYLFRAAQDFFPAFVALALSRTIPKAHLIPLVRAWLDPTNTVAHPPQLVRGADLVQQFQLRQGPEIGRILKAIEAAQARGEIGDRASALAFVDRLLRQPAKPK; encoded by the coding sequence TGTTGGGGCGCACTACCCTTTACCCCGATCTCGACTTTATTGTGCCAAACCAGTCCCTTGAGCTGGCTGCTACCCTTGCCCAGCGTTACCAAGCGGGCTTTGTGGTCTTAGATCGCCAACGACAGATTGGCCGGGTTGTTTTTAAGAATATGACGGTGGATATTGCCCAGCAGCAGGGCGACACCCTCCTCACCGACTTGCGCGATCGCGACTTCCGCCTCAATGCCATCGCCTACGATATTCATCACCATCACATTGTTGATCCGTTGGGTGGGTTATTAGACCTACAACGACGCCAGATTCACTACGTTAGCCCGGACAACTTGGCGGCGGATCCCTTGCGCCTTGTGCGCGCCTATCGCCAAGCCGCACAGTTGCAGTTCACCATTACTTCAGACACCCGCCGGGTCATCCAAACTTTGGCACCGCGCCTTCGCACTGTTGCCCCAGAGCGGGTGCGTGTTGAACTCAGTTATTTGCTGAGTATGGTTGAAAGTGCGGCCAGCATTACCTTAGCCTTTCGTGATGGGGTTTTAGGGGTGTGGTTGCCCTCTGTCACCGAAGAGAGTATGACCCATTACCATGCCTTAGAAACCACCTTAGCAAACTTCCCCTTTCCAGCTCTGTGGCCAAGTTTAACTACATCCATTGCCACCACCGCGGCTCCGGGCGAACCCCAGCGGCGTACCCTTGCTGCCCTAGCCAAGCTCACCTGCTTAGTGCATCCAGACCCCCAGCAGGCGGAGACACAACTGTTTGCCCTTACCTACACCGCTAATGAAATTAAAGTTGTTAAAGTCCTATGTCGCTTGCTGCAAGACTGGTTGACGCCACTCCAGCAGCCCCTCAATCGGGAACAGTCCTTCTATCTTTTTCGAGCTGCACAGGATTTTTTTCCAGCCTTTGTTGCGCTGGCACTGAGTCGCACTATCCCCAAAGCTCACCTCATCCCCTTAGTAAGGGCATGGCTCGATCCTACTAATACGGTGGCTCACCCCCCTCAGCTTGTGCGGGGTGCTGACCTAGTGCAACAGTTTCAATTGCGCCAAGGTCCAGAGATTGGCCGGATTTTGAAGGCGATCGAGGCAGCTCAAGCCCGTGGCGAGATTGGCGATCGCGCCAGCGCCCTTGCCTTTGTGGATCGGTTGTTACGCCAGCCTGCGAAACCCAAATAG